The Amblyraja radiata isolate CabotCenter1 chromosome 31, sAmbRad1.1.pri, whole genome shotgun sequence genome contains a region encoding:
- the LOC116990524 gene encoding lysophosphatidic acid receptor 6-like: protein MGNLGRAPSSGNCTYEANFQYQLFPAVYTIVFVLGLTGNVSALCIFIKKTKKASPSFIYIANLIVVDIIYICTLPFRIHYHMKRNNWVFGDVTCRITGTLYYANIYLNVTFLSLICVDRYIAVVHPRKYLRMRGSRVSRAVAALVWLLALAVMLPLVTGGTLNNAGTGNSTACFENFDAKTWSKKMAAYNIIAFLFGFFIPFTIIIIFYPLAARKIARLKSSVHRDKALRMIWAIMVISILCFVPYHITHFFYLFARLEVIEDCAFRSFLYKSRRVTMALASLTCCLDPLIYFFATNKFRPKYSTKRGSQKVYSVALR from the coding sequence ATGGGCAACCTGGGACGAGCCCCCTCCAGCGGGAACTGCACCTACGAGGCCAATTTCCAGTACCAGTTGTTCCCAGCGGTCTACACCATCGTGTTTGTCCTGGGCTTGACCGGAAATGTCTCGGCCCTCTGCATTTTTATAAAGAAAACTAAAAAAGCCTCCCCATCCTTCATCTACATTGCAAACCTGATCGTGGTGGACATCATTTATATTTGCACCTTGCCCTTCAGAATCCATTACCACATGAAGCGCAACAACTGGGTATTTGGAGACGTGACCTGCAGGATCACAGGCACATTGTATTACGCCAACATTTACCTCAACGTTACTTTCCTCAGCCTGATTTGCGTGGACCGCTACATTGCGGTGGTCCACCCTCGCAAATACCTCCGGATGAGAGGGTCAAGGGTCTCGCGGGCGGTGGCGGCGCTGGTCTGGCTGCTGGCCTTGGCCGTCATGCTGCCGCTGGTCACCGGCGGCACGCTCAACAACGCCGGCACCGGCAACTCCACCGCCTGCTTCGAGAACTTTGACGCCAAGACTTGGAGCAAGAAGATGGCGGCCTACAACATCATAGCGTTCCTCTTCGGCTTCTTCATCCCCTTCACAATCATCATTATATTTTACCCACTGGCCGCCAGGAAAATCGCCCGGCTGAAGAGCAGCGTTCACAGGGACAAGGCTCTGAGAATGATCTGGGCCATTATGGTCATCTCCATTCTCTGCTTCGTCCCGTATCACATCACCCACTTCTTCTACTTGTTTGCCCGTTTGGAAGTCATTGAGGACTGTGCTTTCCGCAGCTTCCTCTACAAGAGTCGTCGTGTTACCATGGCCTTAGCCAGCCTCACCTGCTGCCTCGACCCTCTCATATACTTCTTTGCAACCAACAAGTTCAGGCCAAAGTACAGCACAAAGAGGGGATCGCAGAAGGTTTACAGCGTAGCCTTGCGCTAG